One stretch of Saccharopolyspora erythraea DNA includes these proteins:
- a CDS encoding acyl-CoA dehydrogenase family protein, translating to MDFELTDEHRLIVDTVRRFVATELDPYEDEVERLDEVPPGLAEQIRDRALAAGLYAANMPEELGGGGLDAVGMALVERELGRAGYALQMLVARPSNILQACEGEQRERYLLPAIRGERHDCLAMTEPGAGSDVRSMTTRAVRDGDDYVLNGTKHFISHADAADFVILFAATGTEQTPRGEKNLITAFLVDLDTPGLTVRRGSACVSHRGYHQCELSFEDCRVPAGQRLGEEGRGFELMGQWLGASRLSVAATSVGRGRRVLELATEWAARREQFGQPVGRFQGVGFQLADMATELDAAELLTLRAAWKLDQDAMTDRDAAMAKLFASEALGRITDRAVQIFGGMGLMAELPVERFWRDARVERIWDGTSEIQRHIISRSMLRPLGA from the coding sequence GTGGACTTCGAACTCACCGACGAGCACCGCCTGATCGTCGACACCGTCCGCAGGTTCGTGGCCACCGAGCTCGACCCGTACGAAGACGAGGTGGAGCGGCTCGACGAGGTGCCGCCCGGGCTCGCCGAGCAGATCCGCGACCGCGCGCTGGCGGCAGGCCTGTACGCGGCGAACATGCCCGAGGAGCTCGGCGGCGGCGGACTCGACGCCGTCGGCATGGCGTTGGTGGAGCGCGAGCTCGGCCGCGCCGGCTACGCGTTGCAGATGCTGGTCGCCCGGCCGAGCAACATCCTGCAGGCGTGCGAGGGCGAGCAGCGCGAGCGCTACCTGCTGCCCGCCATCCGCGGTGAACGCCACGACTGCCTTGCCATGACCGAGCCCGGCGCGGGATCGGACGTGCGGTCCATGACCACGCGCGCGGTCCGCGACGGTGACGACTACGTGCTCAACGGCACCAAGCACTTCATCAGCCACGCCGACGCCGCGGACTTCGTCATCCTGTTCGCCGCCACCGGAACCGAGCAGACGCCGCGCGGTGAGAAGAACCTGATCACCGCTTTCCTGGTCGACCTGGACACCCCCGGGCTCACCGTCCGGCGCGGCTCGGCCTGCGTGTCGCACCGCGGCTACCACCAGTGCGAGCTGTCCTTCGAGGACTGCCGGGTCCCCGCGGGCCAGCGGCTGGGCGAAGAGGGGCGCGGGTTCGAGCTGATGGGGCAGTGGCTGGGCGCCAGCAGGCTGAGTGTCGCGGCCACCAGCGTGGGCCGGGGCAGGCGGGTCCTGGAGCTGGCAACCGAGTGGGCGGCGCGGCGCGAGCAGTTCGGTCAGCCGGTCGGGCGCTTCCAGGGCGTCGGTTTCCAGCTCGCCGACATGGCCACCGAGCTCGACGCCGCGGAGCTGCTCACCCTGCGCGCGGCCTGGAAGCTCGACCAGGACGCGATGACCGACCGGGACGCCGCGATGGCCAAGCTGTTCGCCTCCGAGGCGCTCGGGCGCATCACCGACCGCGCGGTGCAGATCTTCGGCGGCATGGGCCTGATGGCGGAGCTGCCGGTCGAGCGGTTCTGGCGGGACGCCCGGGTCGAGCGGATCTGGGACGGTACCAGCGAGATCCAGCGCCACATCATCTCCCGGTCGATGCTGCGTCCGCTGGGAGCCTGA
- a CDS encoding thioesterase family protein, whose product MDRVVTPYEGSGHRQWDPDAEIPAPLRLHRTPVSPRWVDYNGHLSESCYLLVFGDNADAFFRYVGIDERYRAAGRSLYTVQTHLHNRREVTEGEPLALTLRVLDHDAKRVHVFHEMHHEGTGVLLATAEQMLVHVDTHRGRACEMPEDLRERLTAVHRAHAVLPVPEVVGRPMGIKREE is encoded by the coding sequence ATGGACCGAGTGGTCACTCCATACGAAGGCAGCGGGCACCGCCAGTGGGACCCCGACGCCGAGATCCCCGCGCCGCTGCGGCTGCACCGCACACCGGTGAGCCCGCGGTGGGTCGACTACAACGGCCACCTGAGCGAGTCCTGCTACCTGCTGGTCTTCGGCGACAACGCCGACGCGTTCTTCCGCTACGTCGGAATCGACGAGCGGTACCGGGCCGCGGGCCGGTCGCTGTACACGGTGCAGACCCACCTGCACAACCGCCGCGAGGTCACCGAAGGCGAGCCGCTGGCGCTGACCCTGCGGGTGCTCGACCACGACGCGAAGCGGGTCCACGTCTTCCACGAGATGCACCACGAGGGCACCGGCGTCCTGCTGGCGACGGCCGAGCAGATGCTCGTGCACGTCGACACGCACCGGGGCCGTGCCTGCGAGATGCCCGAGGACCTGCGGGAACGCCTGACCGCCGTGCACCGCGCGCACGCCGTTCTCCCCGTGCCCGAGGTCGTGGGCCGCCCGATGGGGATCAAGCGAGAGGAGTGA
- a CDS encoding IclR family transcriptional regulator — MRTNAAETRNDQDPSRAPTGRVQSLDRAAALLNAISAGAPEGRSAAELAVECGLNRATAWRLLATLEHHSMVERDPATNRYSIGFAIARMATSAGVEGLVRRSHGVLERLCGQTGETANLAVPQRLGLTYVDEVIPPVVLSARWLGRQVPIHATSAGKALLAWLPEEEVEAMLAQPLPEYTGTTRTDRTALRAELAEVRANGYAVSVGELEPHLYGVAAPVLDDHRRPFAIVSIWGPQDRVPRPRFPELGERAQRAAAEIAAAMSTA; from the coding sequence ATGCGCACCAACGCGGCCGAAACCCGGAACGACCAGGACCCGTCCCGCGCGCCGACCGGCCGCGTGCAGTCGCTGGACCGGGCCGCGGCGCTGCTCAACGCCATCTCGGCGGGCGCGCCGGAAGGCCGCTCGGCGGCGGAGCTGGCGGTGGAGTGCGGGCTCAACCGGGCCACCGCGTGGCGGCTGCTGGCGACCCTCGAACACCACTCGATGGTCGAACGCGACCCGGCGACCAACCGCTACTCGATCGGCTTCGCCATCGCCAGGATGGCCACCTCCGCGGGCGTCGAGGGCCTGGTGCGGCGTTCCCACGGCGTCCTGGAGCGGTTGTGCGGGCAGACCGGCGAGACCGCGAACCTCGCGGTGCCGCAACGACTCGGACTGACCTATGTGGACGAGGTGATCCCGCCCGTGGTGCTCAGCGCACGGTGGCTGGGCAGGCAGGTCCCGATCCACGCGACCTCGGCGGGCAAGGCCCTGCTGGCCTGGCTGCCGGAGGAGGAGGTCGAGGCGATGCTCGCGCAGCCGCTGCCGGAGTACACCGGGACCACCCGCACCGACCGGACCGCGCTGCGGGCCGAGCTGGCCGAGGTCCGCGCGAACGGCTACGCCGTCAGCGTGGGCGAGCTCGAACCGCACCTCTACGGGGTCGCCGCGCCGGTGCTCGACGACCACCGGCGCCCGTTCGCCATCGTCAGCATCTGGGGCCCGCAGGACCGCGTGCCGCGGCCCCGGTTCCCCGAGCTCGGCGAGCGCGCGCAGCGGGCGGCGGCCGAGATCGCCGCCGCCATGTCGACCGCCTGA
- a CDS encoding sensor domain-containing protein, which yields MTEREHRGRRIRRALPGSGRPGMLSHADKLAWLVEAERMARMGSFAYDVARGVGYGSPLLMEWFARGQDEIVVDDLHHLLAALHPDDRTAAEKCYAEVVADPGGRTQSIEIRDQSGAHIYLCNVRAEHGPDGRLTRLLGTVQDVTEQRTLEWKLRDEQQRVVDAQQLARLGTWEWDPGSGQTRFSDLLYELTGRSRAEITTYHGYLQRVPADEREQVHRIWQGLRRDRQPVEFEHRYVRLDGSVRVWRMHGAERHDIAGRPRLLGTVQDVTEEHAAQSRLRRFIDLCELAPVGVGLFDQEERLVHANPALCGLLGHSPEQMRGMTTQAISEPGEENRWSLPDAARGTGIAPAPRRWLRRRDGYPVYCELHSTESVQDDGTRFWLVVFQDVTEPYRTAEMLRHQATHDELTGLPNHAAVKAALGDLLASPGADRVAVFLCDIDNFKRINNSLGHDAGDELLVALARRLESRLPRECTPARLSGDDFLVVCSDIDAAGGVESLARTMSGLLSTAVPVHGQLINVSASIGAAMRHDPLTTGGDLLRFADAALSEAKRQGPGRLSLAGPALRDAANQQVHLEGELRKALQDDELEMHYQPVVSDDGTIVTVEALLRWPHPERGMLRPGAFMPIAEQGGMLRDLDHWVLRTCLREAATWPPARGEPVWIAVNLSALVPGDPGFVDTVRDAINASGIDPGRVILELVETALVDLPDRSRQAMDELTRYGVRFSVDDFGTGYSSLARLKDLPAHTIKLDRRFVSGVVTDPADLAVAKAVADIAHAMRRRCVAEGVETATQFHVLRGIGVNGYQGWLFSHALPVRELLPLLRKGHLPVPTT from the coding sequence ATGACGGAGCGGGAGCACCGGGGCAGGCGCATCCGGCGGGCGCTGCCCGGCAGCGGCCGCCCCGGCATGCTCAGCCACGCCGACAAGCTGGCCTGGCTGGTCGAGGCCGAGCGCATGGCGCGGATGGGCAGCTTCGCCTACGACGTCGCCCGCGGTGTCGGATACGGCAGCCCGCTGCTCATGGAGTGGTTCGCACGAGGGCAGGACGAGATCGTCGTCGACGACCTGCACCACCTGCTCGCCGCGCTGCACCCGGACGACCGGACCGCCGCGGAGAAGTGCTACGCCGAGGTCGTGGCCGACCCGGGCGGCCGGACGCAGAGCATCGAGATCCGCGACCAGAGCGGCGCGCACATCTACCTCTGCAACGTGCGCGCCGAGCACGGTCCCGACGGCCGGCTCACCCGCCTGCTGGGCACGGTCCAGGACGTCACCGAGCAGCGGACGCTGGAGTGGAAGCTGCGCGACGAGCAGCAGCGGGTGGTCGACGCCCAGCAGCTCGCCCGGCTGGGCACCTGGGAGTGGGACCCGGGCTCCGGGCAGACCAGGTTCTCGGACCTGCTCTACGAGCTCACCGGCAGGAGCCGCGCGGAGATCACGACCTATCACGGGTACCTGCAACGGGTTCCGGCCGATGAACGAGAGCAGGTGCACCGGATCTGGCAGGGGCTGCGCAGGGACCGGCAGCCGGTCGAGTTCGAGCACCGCTACGTCCGCCTGGACGGGTCGGTCCGCGTGTGGCGGATGCATGGCGCCGAAAGGCACGACATCGCGGGCAGACCGCGGCTGCTCGGCACCGTGCAGGACGTCACCGAGGAGCACGCCGCGCAGTCGCGGCTGCGGCGGTTCATCGACCTGTGCGAGCTCGCCCCGGTCGGCGTCGGCCTGTTCGACCAGGAGGAGCGGCTCGTGCACGCCAACCCCGCACTGTGCGGGCTCCTCGGCCACTCGCCCGAGCAGATGCGCGGCATGACCACCCAGGCCATCAGCGAGCCCGGCGAGGAGAACCGCTGGTCCCTGCCCGACGCGGCACGGGGAACCGGGATCGCCCCGGCACCACGGCGATGGCTGCGCCGCCGCGACGGCTACCCGGTGTACTGCGAACTGCACAGCACGGAGTCGGTGCAGGATGACGGAACCCGGTTCTGGCTGGTGGTCTTCCAGGACGTCACCGAGCCGTACCGGACCGCGGAGATGCTGCGGCACCAGGCGACCCACGACGAGCTGACCGGCCTGCCCAACCATGCCGCGGTGAAGGCGGCGCTGGGCGACCTGCTCGCCTCGCCGGGCGCGGACCGGGTGGCCGTGTTCCTCTGCGACATCGACAACTTCAAGCGCATCAACAACTCCCTCGGCCACGACGCCGGGGACGAGCTGCTGGTCGCGCTCGCCCGGAGGCTCGAAAGCCGGCTGCCGCGCGAATGCACGCCCGCCCGCCTCTCCGGTGACGACTTCCTGGTCGTCTGCTCCGACATCGACGCCGCGGGCGGCGTGGAGAGCCTGGCCAGGACCATGTCCGGACTGCTGAGCACCGCGGTTCCCGTGCACGGGCAGCTGATCAACGTGTCGGCGTCGATCGGCGCCGCGATGCGCCACGACCCGCTCACCACCGGCGGCGACCTCCTGCGCTTCGCCGACGCGGCGCTGAGCGAGGCGAAGCGGCAGGGGCCCGGCAGGCTCTCGCTGGCCGGGCCCGCGCTGCGGGACGCCGCGAACCAGCAGGTGCACCTGGAAGGAGAGCTGCGCAAGGCCCTGCAGGACGACGAGCTGGAGATGCACTACCAGCCCGTGGTCTCCGACGACGGCACCATCGTCACGGTCGAAGCACTGCTGCGGTGGCCGCACCCCGAGCGCGGGATGCTGAGGCCCGGCGCGTTCATGCCGATCGCCGAGCAGGGCGGCATGCTGCGCGACCTCGACCATTGGGTGCTGCGGACCTGCCTGCGCGAAGCCGCGACCTGGCCACCCGCGCGCGGCGAGCCGGTGTGGATCGCGGTCAACCTCTCGGCGCTGGTTCCCGGCGACCCCGGATTCGTCGACACCGTCCGGGACGCGATCAACGCCAGCGGCATCGACCCGGGCCGGGTGATCCTCGAGCTGGTCGAGACCGCGCTGGTGGACCTGCCGGACCGCTCCCGGCAGGCCATGGACGAGCTCACCCGCTACGGGGTCCGGTTCTCCGTGGACGACTTCGGCACCGGCTACTCATCGCTGGCCCGCCTGAAGGACCTCCCGGCGCACACGATCAAGCTCGACCGCCGGTTCGTCTCCGGAGTCGTCACCGACCCGGCGGACCTGGCGGTCGCCAAGGCGGTCGCCGACATCGCCCACGCCATGCGCCGCCGATGCGTCGCCGAAGGCGTGGAAACCGCGACCCAGTTCCACGTGCTGCGCGGCATCGGGGTGAACGGCTACCAGGGCTGGCTGTTCTCCCACGCCCTACCCGTCCGCGAGCTGCTCCCGCTGCTGCGCAAGGGCCACCTGCCCGTACCGACCACATGA
- a CDS encoding tetratricopeptide repeat protein, with the protein MTTAGDGPSQVHQEVRVEGGFGYGVIGADLHVFADRGPVYVLEEYRRSQPPDPDWLAELPSRMLNARYAVVDFTGRQDELALLRQWRDTGPRLAARWLHAPGGQGKTRLAARFAEESLAAGWKVVTATHGPGSVLPPPGSQDLRLTGKRGLLLIIDYADRWPLSHLTWLLSNALLHQSAVPARVLMLARGADAWPAVRAALANHQAGTSSQHLAALPDDTGQRTEMFTAARDSFATRYALGSATDVRPPARLDGPDFGLTLALHIAALVAVDAHATGRRPPADMANLTIYLLDREHLHWARLHTSGEHDTGDTDRGYLTPPAVMNRTVFTAALTGPLARSPATTVLGSLHVPLEPERVLTDHSLCYPPADPTGTSVLEPLYPDRLAEDFIALTLPGHTADYPTQSWAAPTTSTLLAANGDRSTPSWTPRTVTFLAAAAERWPHVGPDHLYPLLHASPELAVAAGGAALTSLAGLPDIDPDLLESIASHFPEDRRVDLDAGIAAVTVRLAPHRLTHGSGWSTQVAIHHDVGLRLHYAGREPQALQAAEQAVAAARRLVEEAAGTRARTMERLKRAASDPAFARAAAASGLTAEEKLARLGAEEKATQLGAGAERMLAGALRSLGRRLSALGRKDEALAASEEAVTIMRRLVQDFPTVYDDEFGAALYSLGGDLASMGRPGDASAAAQEAVQTYRRLAAADPAAYEPDLAIFLVGCGTGLFDQGRLPEALALTEEGVAIMRRHAQADPATREPSFAELLSTLSLRLSNSKRPAEATATAQEAVAVYRRLAGINPAAHEPELAEALRCLGMCLLNAGRSESLDASGEAVGIQRRLARDIPAAYEPRLAEALLVHSWCLYATGRHAEALAATREQVEVYRRLSQGNPGTYEHRFAVALLSFAGLCAGTKSEIDSGLSAINEVITTYHRDGHALAMFAFGVRSAGGEFVKVLDELGRAHDAAELRRALSTVPEVAPPAT; encoded by the coding sequence ATGACCACCGCGGGCGACGGGCCCTCGCAGGTGCACCAGGAAGTGCGCGTCGAGGGCGGCTTCGGCTACGGGGTGATCGGGGCCGACCTGCACGTGTTCGCCGACCGGGGACCGGTCTACGTGCTGGAGGAGTACCGGCGGTCGCAGCCGCCCGACCCGGATTGGCTGGCCGAGCTGCCGAGCCGGATGCTCAACGCCCGCTACGCGGTCGTGGACTTCACCGGCCGCCAGGACGAGCTGGCCCTGCTGCGCCAGTGGCGCGACACCGGACCGCGACTGGCCGCGCGGTGGCTGCACGCACCCGGCGGCCAGGGCAAGACCCGGCTGGCCGCCCGGTTCGCCGAGGAGTCGCTCGCCGCGGGCTGGAAGGTCGTCACCGCGACGCACGGACCGGGCAGCGTCCTGCCGCCACCTGGCAGCCAGGACCTGCGTCTGACCGGAAAACGCGGCCTGCTGCTGATCATCGACTACGCCGACCGGTGGCCGCTGAGCCACCTGACCTGGCTGCTCAGCAACGCCCTCCTGCACCAGAGCGCGGTCCCGGCGCGGGTGCTGATGCTCGCCCGCGGCGCGGACGCCTGGCCCGCCGTGCGCGCGGCGCTGGCCAACCACCAGGCCGGCACCTCCTCCCAGCACCTGGCCGCCCTGCCCGACGACACCGGCCAGCGCACCGAGATGTTCACCGCGGCACGCGACAGCTTCGCCACCCGCTACGCCCTGGGTTCCGCCACCGATGTCCGGCCACCGGCCCGGCTCGACGGCCCCGACTTCGGGCTGACCCTCGCGCTGCACATCGCCGCGCTGGTCGCCGTCGACGCCCACGCCACCGGCCGCCGCCCACCCGCCGACATGGCGAACCTGACCATCTACCTGCTGGACCGCGAACACCTGCACTGGGCACGCCTGCACACCAGCGGCGAGCACGACACCGGCGACACCGACCGCGGCTACCTGACTCCGCCCGCGGTGATGAACCGGACCGTGTTCACCGCGGCACTGACCGGTCCGCTGGCCCGATCCCCCGCCACCACGGTCCTGGGATCACTGCACGTGCCACTGGAACCCGAGCGCGTCCTCACCGACCACAGCCTGTGCTACCCGCCCGCGGACCCCACCGGAACCTCGGTGCTGGAACCGCTGTATCCCGACCGGCTCGCCGAGGACTTCATCGCCCTCACCCTGCCCGGGCACACCGCCGACTACCCCACCCAGTCCTGGGCCGCACCAACCACCTCCACCCTGCTCGCCGCGAACGGCGACCGTTCGACGCCTTCCTGGACGCCCCGCACCGTCACCTTCCTCGCCGCCGCCGCGGAACGCTGGCCCCACGTCGGCCCGGACCACCTCTACCCGCTGCTGCACGCCTCCCCCGAACTCGCCGTCGCCGCGGGCGGTGCCGCGCTGACCTCCCTGGCCGGGTTACCGGACATCGACCCCGATCTGCTGGAATCCATCGCGTCGCACTTCCCGGAAGACCGCCGCGTCGACCTCGACGCGGGCATCGCCGCCGTCACCGTCCGCCTCGCACCACACCGCCTGACGCACGGCTCCGGCTGGTCCACGCAGGTGGCGATCCACCACGACGTCGGTCTCCGGCTGCACTACGCCGGCCGGGAGCCGCAGGCGCTCCAAGCAGCCGAGCAAGCCGTGGCGGCAGCGCGGCGGCTCGTGGAGGAAGCGGCCGGCACCCGTGCGCGCACGATGGAGCGTCTGAAGCGCGCCGCGAGCGATCCCGCCTTCGCCAGAGCAGCAGCGGCGTCCGGCCTGACGGCCGAGGAGAAGCTGGCTCGGCTGGGGGCCGAGGAGAAGGCCACCCAGTTGGGGGCCGGCGCGGAACGCATGCTCGCGGGTGCGTTGCGGAGTCTCGGGCGACGCCTGTCGGCGCTGGGCCGCAAGGACGAAGCGCTCGCGGCGAGCGAGGAAGCCGTCACCATCATGCGCCGTCTCGTCCAGGACTTCCCCACCGTCTACGACGACGAATTCGGTGCCGCGCTGTACTCCCTGGGTGGCGACCTGGCGAGCATGGGACGCCCCGGCGATGCCTCCGCGGCGGCGCAGGAGGCCGTCCAGACGTACCGGCGGCTGGCCGCCGCCGACCCGGCCGCATACGAACCCGACCTCGCGATCTTCCTGGTGGGCTGCGGAACCGGCCTGTTCGACCAGGGCCGGCTGCCCGAGGCGCTGGCACTGACCGAGGAGGGCGTGGCGATCATGCGGCGGCACGCCCAGGCCGATCCCGCCACCCGCGAGCCCAGCTTCGCCGAGCTGCTGTCCACGCTCAGCCTCCGGCTGTCCAACTCCAAACGGCCCGCCGAGGCGACGGCCACCGCGCAGGAAGCGGTCGCGGTGTACCGGCGGCTGGCCGGGATCAACCCGGCCGCCCACGAGCCGGAGCTCGCCGAGGCGCTGCGGTGCCTGGGGATGTGCCTGCTGAACGCGGGCCGGTCGGAGTCGCTGGACGCGAGCGGCGAAGCGGTCGGCATCCAGCGGCGGCTGGCCCGGGACATCCCCGCCGCCTACGAGCCGCGCCTCGCCGAAGCGCTGCTCGTCCACAGCTGGTGCCTGTACGCGACGGGGCGGCACGCCGAGGCCCTGGCCGCCACGCGCGAACAGGTCGAGGTGTACCGGCGCCTGAGCCAGGGCAACCCGGGCACCTACGAGCACCGCTTCGCGGTGGCCCTGCTGTCCTTCGCGGGACTGTGCGCCGGGACGAAGAGCGAGATCGACAGCGGGCTGAGCGCGATCAACGAAGTGATCACCACCTACCACCGCGACGGGCACGCGCTGGCCATGTTCGCCTTCGGCGTGCGCTCGGCCGGTGGGGAGTTCGTCAAAGTGCTGGACGAACTCGGCCGCGCTCACGACGCGGCCGAACTTCGGCGCGCGCTCAGCACCGTCCCCGAGGTCGCACCACCGGCGACCTGA
- a CDS encoding cytochrome P450, which produces MTSTLDESTPEYPMSRAQGCPFDPPPALRDLQRETPMARVRLWDGSMPWLVTRYADQRAVLRDSRVSADMNHPTYPRQAPGGGTLSFIGMDDPEHARLRRMVGSAFAVKNVERMRPWVQRIVDEAVDELLAGPRPADLVEEFALPVPSMVICELLDVPYADHAFFQSNSKTMINRNSTPEQRSQASGGLAEYLSRLLASKMDDRGDDLLSRLCGRIEAGELTSRQATEMAVLLLIAGHETTANMIALSTLLLLRHPDQLALLRESDDPAVARRAVEEMLRYLNITHGGRRRVALEDLEVAGQRVREGEGLVLPNEIANRDPDAFPDPDRLDITREARHHVAFGFGVHQCLGQPLARLELEIVYRTLYRRAPGLALAAGVEDIPFKHDGFVYGVYELPVTW; this is translated from the coding sequence ATGACGAGCACGTTGGACGAGAGCACGCCCGAGTATCCGATGTCGCGGGCCCAGGGCTGCCCATTCGACCCGCCGCCCGCACTGCGCGACCTCCAGCGGGAGACGCCGATGGCGCGCGTGCGGTTGTGGGACGGCAGCATGCCGTGGCTGGTAACCCGCTACGCCGACCAGCGCGCGGTGCTCAGGGACAGCCGCGTCAGCGCCGACATGAACCACCCCACCTACCCGCGCCAGGCGCCGGGCGGCGGCACGCTGAGCTTCATCGGCATGGACGATCCCGAGCACGCCCGGCTGCGGCGGATGGTCGGCTCCGCCTTCGCGGTGAAGAACGTCGAGCGGATGCGGCCCTGGGTGCAGCGGATCGTCGACGAGGCGGTGGACGAGCTGCTGGCCGGGCCCAGGCCCGCGGACCTGGTCGAGGAGTTCGCGCTGCCGGTGCCGTCCATGGTGATCTGCGAGCTGCTCGACGTGCCCTACGCCGACCACGCCTTCTTCCAGTCCAACAGCAAGACCATGATCAACCGCAACTCCACACCGGAGCAGCGGTCGCAGGCCTCCGGCGGGCTGGCCGAGTACCTGAGCCGCCTCTTGGCGTCCAAAATGGACGATCGCGGCGACGACCTGCTTTCCCGGCTCTGCGGCAGGATCGAAGCGGGTGAGCTGACGTCGCGGCAGGCCACCGAGATGGCGGTGCTGCTGCTGATCGCCGGGCACGAGACCACCGCCAACATGATCGCGCTCAGCACGCTACTGCTCCTGCGCCACCCCGACCAGCTCGCCCTGCTGCGGGAGTCCGACGATCCGGCGGTGGCCCGTCGGGCAGTGGAGGAGATGCTGCGCTACCTCAACATCACCCACGGCGGGCGCCGCCGCGTCGCGCTGGAGGACCTGGAGGTCGCCGGCCAGCGGGTGCGGGAAGGTGAGGGGCTGGTGTTGCCCAACGAGATCGCCAACCGCGACCCCGACGCGTTCCCCGACCCCGACCGGCTCGACATCACCCGCGAGGCGCGCCACCACGTCGCGTTCGGCTTCGGCGTGCACCAGTGCCTCGGCCAGCCCCTCGCCCGGCTTGAGCTGGAGATCGTCTACCGCACCCTGTACCGCAGGGCACCCGGGCTCGCGCTGGCGGCCGGCGTCGAGGACATCCCGTTCAAGCACGACGGGTTCGTCTACGGCGTCTACGAACTTCCGGTCACCTGGTAG
- a CDS encoding NAD(P)/FAD-dependent oxidoreductase, producing MSTPAGVLVVGASAAGLATAEALRRKGYRGALTVLGDEPHVPYDRPPLSKQVLAGQWEPERAHVRSGDALERLDARLLLGDAAVSLDVAARTVRSASGRDLTADAVVVATGVRPRVLPGQAGLRGVHVLRSLDDALALRVRLLGARRLVVAGDGVLGAEVAATARGLGVEVVLAGPQSAPMEAQLGPLASGLLAELHGEHGVDVRPGVAVEGLASADGRVTGVRLTTGDVLDADVVVVALGAVPNTDWLENSGLMLENGVVCDSRCSAADGIYAVGDVARWQHHGLGGLVRLENRTNATEQAAAVAANILGADLPYAPVPHFWTDQFAARVQVHGVLPADAQVDVVEGDIASRRFAAVYERDGRAVGVLGWNMPKQARLLRQRHLVEPRAAAVDS from the coding sequence GTGAGCACACCCGCGGGCGTGCTCGTCGTCGGTGCCTCCGCGGCGGGCCTGGCCACCGCGGAGGCGTTGCGCCGCAAGGGATACCGCGGAGCGCTGACCGTGCTCGGCGACGAGCCGCACGTGCCCTACGACCGTCCTCCGCTGTCCAAGCAGGTCCTGGCGGGGCAGTGGGAACCAGAGCGCGCGCACGTGCGTTCCGGTGACGCGCTGGAGCGGCTGGATGCGCGGTTGCTGCTCGGTGACGCGGCCGTGTCGCTGGACGTGGCGGCGCGCACCGTGCGCAGCGCTTCCGGGCGGGATCTGACCGCCGACGCCGTCGTCGTGGCGACCGGTGTACGACCGCGCGTGCTGCCCGGCCAGGCCGGGCTGCGAGGGGTGCACGTGCTGCGCTCGCTGGACGACGCGCTCGCGTTGCGGGTCCGCCTGCTCGGCGCCCGTCGTCTGGTGGTGGCGGGCGACGGTGTTCTCGGTGCGGAGGTCGCCGCCACCGCGCGCGGTCTCGGCGTGGAGGTCGTGCTGGCCGGGCCGCAGTCCGCGCCCATGGAGGCCCAGCTCGGGCCGCTGGCGTCCGGGCTGCTGGCCGAACTGCACGGGGAGCACGGCGTGGACGTGCGCCCGGGCGTCGCGGTGGAGGGCCTCGCCAGCGCGGACGGCCGGGTGACCGGTGTGCGGCTGACGACCGGTGACGTGCTGGACGCGGACGTGGTCGTGGTCGCGCTCGGCGCGGTGCCCAACACCGATTGGCTGGAGAACAGCGGGCTGATGCTGGAGAACGGCGTGGTGTGCGACTCCCGGTGCAGCGCCGCCGACGGGATCTACGCGGTAGGCGATGTGGCGCGCTGGCAGCACCACGGTCTCGGCGGCCTGGTGCGGCTGGAGAACCGCACCAACGCAACCGAACAGGCCGCCGCCGTCGCGGCCAACATCCTCGGCGCCGACCTCCCCTATGCGCCCGTTCCCCACTTCTGGACCGACCAGTTCGCCGCCAGGGTCCAGGTCCACGGCGTGCTCCCCGCCGACGCGCAGGTGGACGTGGTGGAGGGCGACATTGCCTCGCGGCGCTTCGCCGCCGTCTACGAGCGGGACGGCCGGGCCGTGGGCGTGCTCGGCTGGAACATGCCCAAGCAGGCGCGCCTGCTGCGCCAGCGCCACCTCGTGGAACCGCGCGCCGCGGCGGTGGACTCCTGA
- a CDS encoding ferredoxin, with protein sequence MKITVDEEKCCGAGSCVLAAPEVFDQRDEDGVVVLLDAEPAEGLHAAVREAADVCPAAAIALSEQA encoded by the coding sequence GTGAAGATCACCGTTGACGAAGAGAAGTGCTGCGGCGCCGGCTCCTGCGTCCTGGCCGCGCCCGAGGTCTTCGACCAGCGCGACGAGGACGGTGTCGTGGTCCTGCTCGACGCCGAGCCCGCCGAGGGTCTGCACGCGGCCGTCCGCGAGGCCGCCGACGTGTGCCCGGCCGCGGCGATCGCGCTGAGCGAGCAGGCGTGA